The sequence AATGCTTAGTAAAGATCATTCTTTTTTTGTATATCCTCCTCTAGGACAGTGATGGTATACAAGATCAGCTGAGGAAAGAGGTGTTACAATATGATTACCACAAATCTTTTTTTGACATATTTGTAAGTAATAAGCCTATACACTACCATCTATTGccaaaacaaatacacacatacacaaatacatggCACCAGCTTTTTAAAATATACTCTGTTTTCGGAGGAGTTAAGTTTAGAACGGAAATCACTAGCATTTCAACCATGAAGGTGTGAATTCAGATGAAACTGTTGGGGTAAATGTAAGGACACGTCCCTCCCACACTTCCCTTTTCAAGACTTTTCTAATTAACATAGTTAACCTCATTTACACCTCTTTTATACTACACAGTCTCTCTGTCCAATATCTCTTAGATTACTGTGATCAAATGATGGACTGTTGTCTTTGAATTCATCCCTTCTATTTTGTGTCACGTGCttatatataataaacaataacaggttttattttaaaagaacttGAAATTGAGGAAGTGAGCTGGTTTCTATGCTTTGCCCTGTAAGTTTGGCCTAGCTTTATGCTAATACCATGTGATCCCTTGATGTAAGCATTTTGACATTGCTACCTGACTGCATTCTCTAATGCAATTAATTATTGATAAAATGTTGATGAACCCGTTTTTTAAGAGCAGTCATAACTTGTCTATCTGCACATGTGTTGGTGTTGAATGATATATTTGCTTGGTTTACAATATCTCTTGCTTTCTCCTCAGCTATTGGCAGTGTTCCGCTTTGCAGCATTGATTCTGGCGTATGCAGTGTGCAAGCTGCGCCATTGGTGGGCCATTGCGGtaagcagcttttttttttactttaccctCTGCTACCCTCCACTAGAGGGCTGTGTTGCTTAACTCTGCCCTAATTTATGTGCTGCACTAGTcaactcagagaattttcattgcgTCAGTCTGAATGCTTGTTAAAAGTACAAAAATGACTAAGCTGCTAGTATAAAAAGATGTTCAAAAGTATACACATTGGGGTTTAAAATTCCatagtaaaaatctaattttaatgtGGAAATAATCTTGAAAAATTGTACACAAAAGACacattatgatgtaaaatgaatgaGACAGATTTAAGATTCTGTACTATTTCTAGGTTGTATCATCAAGCAAATAAGCAAATTAgtgacatttaacattttaacatcttTGATCAAAAGGTCTGATGTCCGTGCTTCCATTTGAAgcataaaatatgttctttttttaataacattcttaaatcatgctgggataacatgcaTCATCAGGTTTTGTGCATACTGTCAAAAGGGAACACACCAAATTGGAAGAAATTctgatataaatttttttttataatgggcATGAaaggggccaatatttggaggatttaaagcagaaatgtaaagcttatcattttataaaagctcttaaaTGATTTAATTCACATGTTAAAACTTgtctattatttgagctgtaaagctgtttaaatcgtcatttttacatttttgggtttgATGTCATTACATTGCcatgcaacgaagttgtaaaatttattgtaattttacacagaaaagttagttagtaagcaattttatcaaactaaaatcatgttaacacatattgtttacgtcttgtatcTATACTTTGGAagtagtgagtattttaacgtttatggattggaccccattcactcactgtaacctcggtttttgctttttataaagaaaaggagggacaagtttaaatcattttttggTAATcggtattatgccacaaatgctgtcgactgagcttaacttttagTGAACTcggaatattattttaatgttcaacttaaaaaaaataaaaatatgtatgaatataaaatataaatgcaaaataaaagcaattttactaaagacttttgaaccccactgtatattaCTTTAATAGCCATTTGCATTTCTTTATTACAGATTACAACAGCCATTACAACTGGCTTCTTAATTGTAAAAGTAATTGTATCAAAGGTAGGTGCTGTTTTTCATTCTACTTTTTATTGAGATTCATAGAATTTCATAGTTCACCTTGGCCAAGCATTTTCCCTCTGCTCTCCAGCTCCTGTCTCAGGGAGCATTTGGGTACGTGTTACCCATCATCTCCTTCATCCTGGCATGGATAGAGACTTGGCTCCTGGATTTCAAAGTCCTGCCCCAGGAGGCTGGTGATGAAATCAGTAAGAGTCACATATCTTATTACTGATACAGTGAGACAAACCATCATTAATCACTAATGgcattagattatattttaactatgCTTTGTGCCTTTTTATTTGCTCTCACACCCAGacaacattgttttaaatgttttttatgtatttttatgtaacaaattttctttttacttaattaaattCTAAAAGGACCAAAGTTCCTTTACTTTATTCACATATTgtatctgaaaacacaaaaaggaccatattctttattttttttggtgttaTTACACTTTGTGTTTCCAGTcaaaaatgaatggattagactacaaaaaaacagaaatattaagttTTCAGGACCATACcagtatgtggatgtgtgtttgcacacacaaattcCTCAGAAATATCTTTCTATGTACTCTCTtcgaggaatatttcaagatctacttttcatgttatgttgtgtttgggcttgtttttttttttttaccaactcTGAACATAATTGTTGAGATAACAAATTAGCAAATTATGAGAACAAAACAGTTCTAATTTTTcagcaaataaaaagcattatttatgaattggtaggatcagctatatgcattttaaagtccagattctaaacTTTGAAATGACTATTTTGACTGGGAAAACAAAGGTGTTAgcacaaatgaacacaacacaatgGTTAATAGTATTGAGCTAGCGTGTGTGTCCTGTTTGATAGGGCATCTTTCAGTGCAGAGTGCAGAAGGGAGAGAACCTCTTTTATACCCAGTACCAGTCTCAGAAGGCCAGTTCTACTCTCCTCCTGAGTCCATGGCAGGTACTATCACGCCCCAAcctaaaattattaaaatcataTCTATAACAAGTTTCGAATGCAGTTTTTTGCAGCaaataatgtttgtttaaaacaattaaatattgcctatgtatttttatcaAAATGGGTAAAAATTATAACAGTAGTTGACACTCTGAACTGTATCAGTTTTGGTTGAAGCAAaagtttatttgcattttgaCTGTCACTCAAAATTCACCCCCGAAACAAAATATgctttaaaattaagatttttataatcaGTCTCTGATGGTTGAAGATCTAGCATGTAGTTCTCTGATTGCCTCAAAGATTTTTGAATTAATGtgaaacatttgtgttttttgcatgtttatataaTTGACATGCCATCAGATTACTGTTAAAATGAGTGAGACAGAATGTTCTCACCTCATTTATGCAACCGTAACAGGCATGCATTTTCCAAGAAATGCCACTGTCAGAGTTCAGGTGCAGTGCGGTCCGTGGATgagatattaaaggaataaaattatgttctttttttctaaattacAAATCAAACATTGACATGAATTGATAATTTTATTTCAGAGGGCTGAAACCcagaattaattattttaatgtgatagTTTTAATGTTTACTGTGATATGACAATATCAGGAAAAAAACATCAATATGCAGTTTGAATAATATATTGAAATGTTCCCTTGGCAACAATTACTTTTTTTCAGTATTTTAGACATGGACTGTATCAGGTTTGCACATTGTTCTTGTGTTATTTTAGCACTTTTaagcaccttttttttttgcattttttttttagcaaatttgTTTCAGGTTGTTCAGGTTTAGGGCTGTCATCATTATGAAATtgggctgatgattaattgtcatacaaataattgcgattatgatgaaTAATTCAAGATTATAATGATTGTCATACAAATGTTCATACTTCTGGTGTATTGAAATtggaattatatataataaaaagcaatatagtgccagacgggctggtttgagtatttctgtaactgatgatctcctgggatttccacgcacaacagtctctagaatgtactccgagtggtgccaaaaacaataaacatcaagtgagcagcagttctgtggatggaaacaccttgttgatgagagaggtcaacatagaatggccagactggtttgagctgacagaaaggctatggtaattcAAATAAtcgttctgtacaattgtggtgagaagattatcatctcagaatgttattctgagatgcaggttggcgccgttttggtggcacgaggtggACAAATACAGTATTAGGcagatgttttaatgttgtggctgatagtgTATATGAACTACCTCAAAAGGCAAGAGAATAGAGATACTCTGTGGATAAGATTTACATTTATCTCTGCATTACAAGCATTGATAATAAACCAACGCAGCGCAGCTCCTGCTGGTAATAGTctgataatattttttacattataagaAATTGATAGATCAGTTCACTTTAGAAGAAAATGTTTTTAGACtggataaaaacattaaaatacacaatattaggcaggtggttttaatgttgtgactgaacAGTGGAAAGATTTCATTTTAGgccttaaaaacatttacataacaaataatcttttaaatataaaatatttccaaaaatgtaaaatatgtctctttttggtcaacgttagtcttggtccatttttgtttttggaacccagCCAATCTATATAGATATTATATTTGGACATTATATTGTGATTGTGCAGATCAAATAACCATGTCTAGACAATTAATAAATAATCACAACAGGCCTATTTAGGTTAGTTGTATTTCTCATGTTTGGGTTCATTGTCTTGCTGAAAGATTACCTTTCCTCCAAGCTTTAGTTTTAGGCTGACGTCTATACTTGGTCTAATCACAAACTCTTTTCCCACATCATGAATGGATCATTGTTGTGATTCTTGCAAATTCAAGACATGCATTCACATGGTTCTTCTGGGGTAAAGGCTTCATTTGTACTACTATCTCTTGTTCTCCGCTACTGAACTCTGTGGATCATTCACATTGATCATAGGTCTATCTGTGGTTGTACTAATAAAAgtctttctatcaggaagactcgcaaacttcagtgaaatttaagattacatttattgatgaatataaaacagaaatgtaatgtctctctttggcttaAGCCcatctggcagtccgaagaagttgtactagGAACTGGcaatcctgccagagataggaggcaggggcatgGAGCCTAACCCCATGCAGGACGGtactcaacttgtggtggtggaggttgctgtgttagcacactgaaccAGCAATGCGATATTGTGAGCAGGCTTATAAAGCAATGTCTTATaggtgattggctaggagttacctagctaatggtacgatgatgtacagctgctagtcttcccgctagaactacgctgcatttACATTTCTAGTTTATGCATAGAGGTTTGAGGAATATTTTTTCGATGCAGTCTCTGGGCAGATTGATGTAGTTTGCGCTTCCTGGAAGTTGAATCAGCCTTGTCAactaaggggccattcagacca comes from Xyrauchen texanus isolate HMW12.3.18 chromosome 9, RBS_HiC_50CHRs, whole genome shotgun sequence and encodes:
- the LOC127649162 gene encoding STARD3 N-terminal-like protein, yielding MDSQCSSSVGSRAMVGGMVSINSTPISARVESYEAGEKKCISDVRRTFCLFVTFDLLFVTLLWIIELNDSDGIQDQLRKEVLQYDYHKSFFDIFLLAVFRFAALILAYAVCKLRHWWAIAITTAITTGFLIVKVIVSKLLSQGAFGYVLPIISFILAWIETWLLDFKVLPQEAGDEIRHLSVQSAEGREPLLYPVPVSEGQFYSPPESMADSDEDFDDKRDLQKPIV